Genomic window (Phragmites australis chromosome 5, lpPhrAust1.1, whole genome shotgun sequence):
GTTAACTCTAGGTTCATCCCTCCTAGACACTCGACGCGCCAACTTGGAGTAGAAAGAATTTTAGCATCATAGCACAAACATGATGGTATAAATAAATCAAAAGGATACTGTAAACAATTTGGGCAGCAGTTTTTTAAACTATGATAGCTGTTTTTAGAACTTGAGCAACTGCCTGAGTTGTAACCAATAAACCAAACTCCTCTCCAACAGAATAAGTTTATGAAACTTCGATAAACAGTCAACAAGTTAAAATCCCATTTTGAACTAGCTGCTTTAGGTGTGAAAATTATAATAAGACTAGGGTATTCAACTTACACCAAGATATCTTGTTTTCAAGGCTTTCAACCCTTGTCTTTCCTTGATTTCTTTTTTATAGACAACAATCAAATCATTCTTTCCATATAAGAATTGAAACTTTCGGTTTGAGATTCAAAATTTTCGATTCAGTTACATCAAacttttgttgtttatttttaaaaccTGGTTTTCAACTTGAAATTTGCCTCTTGGGTTGGATTTTCTAAGTTTCAATTCAAGGGTTTGTCACATGCCAATGCTCTTCGCGTCGGTTGAGGTGTAAAGAATGTGAATCAATTCATGCCCACAAACATTTGTCCATTATTGATATTATTACAGTTTGATCCATGACATCGATTATAATTTGTAGCTATCTACAATTACAAAATATACAAAGGAATGCATGTGAGGTAGACGTTATCTAGCCATTGGCGTCAATAGAACCAGTGGAGCAAATTTTCAAGTGTGGTAAGACCACGAGAGGTGGAAAACCACAATCAACATCGCGAAGACGACAAGAGAAAAACACTATACATAGCCAATTCCGCGAAGAAGACGAAGATGTGTGTCACTAAAGAAATGTAATCGTCCATTGTGTACCTAGCTATTCAGGCGCTAGCTAATTGGGGAAGGGATACACATGGTCATTATATTGCCGTAAAATCGTGTACGCCACTATTTGTTTGTTCTAATCAAATGGAGTCAAATATAATTAAACGAGAGTTGCCGATGCTCGTGCTTTCAAACCGATCATGGTTAAAATAATCATGATTAGTGGAGGGATGAGGTGTTGGACGAGGGCTCCAGCTAGGCCAGCACTGATCCATTGACTAGTTGTTTATCGTTGACTTTTTTAGAACCGGTTCTATGCCGGAACTTTCACGGAGGTTTTTTGACAGGTGCAACACCTAGTGTTCGAGCTCCCATCGGCTCAGCTCCACTGAGCGTTATTGTCACTGTGCATCATGCCTGTTCGCCGTTTAGCGTTGACTTGGAGTCCCGATTTGAAAATGGAAACTAATTTAACCGGACACTGGCCCAGTCGTCTAATTACTGTATGTATTGATCGAATTAATTACTGTATGCGTTGATCGAATTAATTAGTGTATGGATTGACCGAATTAGTTCGACCCCAGGTTAAAAACTTAGGATTAGTTTGGAACGCAGAGATTTTGCAAAGAGCGCACCGTACCCTTAAATCGCTAGAGAAATCCATTTCGATCAAATTATGCTATATCTGTGCAATAACGCGAATGATCGATCTAGCTAGCACGCACCCAGAAAATAATAATCCACCCGAAAAGATgaaggaaaataaaataataatgcacccgcaaaagaagaagaattaaAGGTGCATGCATGAGGGTGGCGTTGACCTAAAGGTAATTATGTAGCATCTAGCGATAACAAAATATGTTTCGTTGGGAATTGTAGAGTGGTGATTAGCTACCTAggatatcataaaaaaattgatggATTTTCGGAAAAGAGCATGCTATAGCAtgatttgttgatttttttaatcgTTTTTTGGGAACAAAATCACGAGACAGGCCTGATATACATGGATCGAGTTGGGAGTACGTATTTTTAGAGTATAGACTAGTTTtgttgctatatatatatatatataataaaaactCTATTGtatgtaaaataaatataataaatttatattatatAATTAAGATATGTCCTATAGAAACAAAAGAAGTTAGGGACAATGAGAATAAGTAGAAATCTATATAGATTAGCAACATGTTTAGTAagaaattattttgaaatagTAAGAGGTAAATTATAAAATACTAAATGATAATAATATAGATGATACATATAATATTCTAAATAAACAAGAATGTGTGCGTGTATATAAATTATGCACGGCATGGTGATAGGTATAGCGGGCCAAATGGGCAGTATAGTCCGGCCTAGGTCTTTTAGGCACGGTCCGCTCCAACCTGTTAGCCAAGTGGGTTGTGCCGTGACGGTCTATGTGCTGAATTATCGGTCTAAGTCACCGTTCACTTAAGATTGGGCGTATTAGGCTGGCTCGTGGCACGATAGACACGATGGATCTGTTTTGGCCTAGGacatgaaaaatcaagaaaaatagaGTACAATActagtaataaataaataaatagagtGTTTTTGTGCTGCATGCCCCACCGAtcttcaaataaataaatagagtACAATACTAATAATAAACAAACACACCACTCGCAAGCTCTCTTGAGTGCTGCATGCCTGCGCGGGTGAAAAGGATAGAATACGAATTGAATAAATTATTGTTCACATTgtaatttatattttaatacaaATACAAATTCGAATATCCTTGAATGTGAATACGAATTGCATGTTTGAATATGAATCCATATCCAAATATGTACTAAATTCAGATGTATGTGAATATTCTACAGCTTTAACAATAAATTGTGAAATAGTAGATTTATTTAACATAAGTATGATGACAATGTAATATAAGGAACTTCATTTTTATTGGATTGATCATCTACTTAAGGCAAAGGGCCATATTTAATATAACATCATGACTTTAGATAATTTTAGACCGTTAGATGAGAGATGAAAGATCCATATTTATTGCTATAGTATACATGGTACAATACCAAATAATAAAATACTCCATCCGTTTAAAAATAGTaggcatattttttttgaaaaagttaaactttttatattttgactaacatttaatcaaattataagagtgtatagtatataaaaattatacaactatattcacaattcaaaatgatttcgcactatataggttttgtagctataaatgatatattttattaaaaaaattagttaaaatTCAACTTTAAAGACCGAGCTCAAAAGAAATATGCATACTATTTATGAACGAATGATAGATAGGATCGAAAGAATTTAGTAaaagaacaagataaaagaaTAGAATTTTATATTCCATAAAAGTATTTCTACATATTTAGATACGGATATTATTCATATCCATATCTATTTATGAGAAAACGGATTCAgatatattcatattcatatttgaTAAACAAATTCAGATATATCTATATTCGTATTTATCTGTCAATCGAATACAAATTTTTCTTACAATATTTACGTTTAGCCGAATACAAATATCGGATAATATGGATATCTGCTATACAATTTCCACCATACTGTGCTGGTTGCTGCGGTGACACCATGCCATATCGTGTCGGCCCGACCCAACGTGCCACGGTTTAAGCCCAGCCCCGGCCCGGCACGATAATAAACGGGCTATGCTGTTTTTGGGTGGTGCCTAGTACCGGGCCACATGTCAGCCCATAGACTTGGCCCATTTGGCTAGGTCTGGTGATAGGGTAGCGACTGATGTTAGTTGCTCTGTTTTACCCATTATGATCATTCCTGATTGTCTTACTCTGCACTGCTAATGTTCTAGCTAAAATTCAGCTGCCAATCAATTTATTAATGTTGTGATGTGTCGTTGTGGGTTTGTTCTGCATAGCTGTATGCGTGATTGTTCTGAATATCAACATGATGTCATTTCATATGCAATCGCGAGCATGAGAAAATACTTGACTTCCACCTCTATATTAGATATATAGCATCCAAAGTGACAAATTGCAGTTACGGAAATTTATATGTTATTTAACTCACTCCCTGTCTTTCCATTTTCCAAATTAACAGTTGTTCATGCTTTTACTAATAAATGTTCAAACAACAGTTTTCAATCATTTTTATGTGGTTCATAGGTACGATTTTCAAGATTATAAGATTGTTCCTCCATAATTCATTTCTTATTCAAAGTTAATAGTAAAATCCATGTAAGTAGTGAATGAACTTCATGTCAACTTTCAGCATGCACCATTTGTGGAAGCATTGTTGATTCCCCACTAGGCATTTTTACCTATTCTGAATACTCAGTGGTACTCTACAGTTTTCGTCTTATAACATAGTAACTGCTTCTAGAAAGTTTGCTAATCCAGActgtcttctttttttctcccgtGTGAGTCCTACCATAATCATGTTCATTTGTTGCCATAAGAAGTGATttgcatatacacatataagCTTCTGTCTAGCTGAATCAATTTAAAACAAACAAAGATAGGAGTCAATGTCCTGTACAGTGATTTTGCATATAGCATACAAAACAAAGACATCTTAATTCCGGTTTGTCATCTTATTTTCTTAAAGTTGTGTTGTCCTATACAAATTTGTACTTCTTTTGAAGTAGGTTATATAGCTAAGCAAGCAAAAGTAAAGTGACAATGTAGGTATTTCCTCAGCAACACCATCAGTTTGATCTTTCTGTTTAATTTCATATTCGTCTACATATAATTAGAAAGATTATTCTCTGGCTTTGGGTGCTAATATTCTATTTCTTAAGACAAAGGTCTGAATTTCCATTCATATTTCCAGTTAGAGAAATTTGCATCCGTAAAAAAAATGGAGCACATTGTGCTTTTTGTTGCAACCTGACCTATTTTTGCAGGCACATAATATCTGGGAAATGTCTGATAGTACACAGACAAACTTTGTTTTTGGAGTTGCATGCCGTAGAATATTTATAGGAGTTCACTGTTACAATTAGCTGTGTTTTACTGGCACAAATCGATTATGCATCCTATTCCCTATCACTATCTCTAGTTTAACTGACACGTTTAATAAGGAAGGGAAACTACTGTTATAATTAGCAAATAATGTGCGCATAGGTGCTGCAAGGTGGCAAACAAGAAATAAAACCTAGAATCTGTGACATGAATGTTTAAGAACACGGTTTGTACAATTCCATTTTGCATTTTGCTGCAATGTGGAAGAAGCATATTTTCCTGCTTCCTGTGTTAATTCTTTGAGGCAGGCGTCCTGATGTTGTACACTCAGCTAAATATTGTCAGTTTGGCGTGTATGATCAAATAATTTTGCACCCTGTTAATAGGCATTGATCTAGAACCCAAGATAGCTGGGATCTAGATTTTGTAGCTGTAACACCGTGAATAATTATAGGAAACTCAATGCGAATATTACGGAAATAGTTTATTGACTAGACAAAGCGGAGAGTAGGCAAATTTTGAATCATAGCTCGGATGGAGTAGGgaaaaaaattgacttttttttaatcataGCTCAGATGGACCACCCAAGACCGTATATGCGTAGAGCTCATCGAACGAATCCGTTTGCTATTCAAACTCTTTCTTTAGACACCGAGTGAATCCGCAGCGAGTCAAGAAATTTAGACCGTTggatcagaaagaaaaaaaaaacaggatcTATCTCATGAGCAATCAGGTCTACCCTGTATATGGGAGATGCTAGCTCCCGAACGTCTGATGGATCGGATGCTCTAACAGTTTGttgtaacataaaaaataatgtctGTAATATTGAAATGACTGTTTGCAATATCAAAGATATGCATCAAAATAGCACACATATCCGAACttgaaaaaattatctatttaagttaattcatatatttttgCATCTCAAATATTTCAGATGCCCAAATTTAATATTTAAGATGTTATGAAAAATTATTActatagttattttcgtatatTGCACCCGATGTTAGTCGGTCAATCCGGCGTCCGATTGATCCGGATAAAAACATTATCCATTTgaattaatttctatattttctcatctttaatatttcaaatgttcaaatttaatatttcggacgttatgaaaatttgttattgtagttattttcgtatgttgcacCCGGCGTCAGTCAGTCTGGCATCCGATTGATctggataaaaaaattatccatttaagttaatttttatatttttgcatctctaatattttgaatattcaaaattaatatttcagacgttaaaaaaaaatatttttatagttattttcatatattACCCCTGTGTCACTATGTCAGTCCATTGTCCGATTTTTTGTTTGGGCTCCGGACATTTAGAGCAGAGCATTATCGAATAAAATAGAGTCGGTCCCTGGCGTGTTGAGGCGGCTGCCAACTTTTCCCCAAAGCCGTAGTCGTTTTTGCTCCTGCTGCGTGCCGCTGTTGCCTCCTTCTCCCGCTGCCACGCCGGCTGCTGCACTGTCGCCCCTCCGGCTGTGCTGCGTGTGGCTGCTCCTGCTGCGTTTTGCAAGTGTGGCTGCTGCAGGAAGCCCAGCTGCGGGTGGCTGTTCCTGCGCAGTTCGGCGCAGGGGCTGCTGCTGTTTGGTgcagtggctgctgctggggaACCGAACAAGATCAGGAAGAAAGGAGATGAGAAGGCTGCTGTTCTGTTGTGCTGTGCAACCATACAGTAGCTGATCGCTACAGTGTCGGTCCAAGGAACAAGAAGAACAGATAATAAAGAAAAGCGAGAAGAAGAAAGAACGAcgaaagaggaaaagaaagggggaaaaaaaggaaaagggggACTTTTTGTGGACTCGTCGAAAATTCATTGGTGATTCTTTTTCCTCGCTGTGAAATTAATCCTAGATGATGGTAGATCAACTTAGATGGAAGATCTAGTGTCGAAGTACGGGATTTGTTAATCTGATTTATGTGCAGTGCTTTTATTTGAAGACTGAGATTAATTTGTGCCAATTTCGATCACAAGATTAAAATAAAAGTTATAGGTCTCGTCGACATCTTTCTAATGATGCTGATCTGGTTCAATTTGAATAAACGGTTTAGGAGAAAAGGTCAAAACAGTGCTGTTGTCAAATTAAGTTTAATCTACACAGTACTTTATTTATCTGTTTTTATATAATTGGAGAAGGATTTCGCCAAAAACCATAATaacaaattctagaaaatttcctGTAGATTCCCTAGATGCATTTGTTTGCAGTAATCAGTTAAGCGAATTAAAAGATATGGACAAAACAACAAGCAACACATAAAGTTAGATGCTATGTAGCACCGATACGGATACAGGTATCAGTATCAGCTTAACTCGGATACAGGGATACACTATTTTTTCAGAAAACCCGATACGCAAAATACGtttacattttttaaaaaacacaaataaattGCTCACATATTCtacttaaattatattacataaCATACTTAAAAGTCTTAATTAATCAGACAAGCTATCGATGATGGATGTAGCTGACAGAAGTACAGAACTATCCTGCTAGGATGCAAGTTGGCACTGACATCGcacatcacaattcacaaactTAATCTGACGGAAACAAGAAAACCACATCTGAGTAGCCAATAAATTGGGTGGAAATGGTAGCAAAATGCATGAAACAAGTTCAGAATTCTACTGAGCTTGTTATTGCGAAGTTTGCTCATTCAACAGAGTGCTATACCGATAAATGAGAAATTCCTTAAGGAAACATGGCATGACAGTTCTTCGATTCTAATAGACTACAACAACGAAAAGATGATGAAGCCAGATTGTTTTTCTTTAGCTGAACCCAATTTCAGCTGAGAAGTATATGCTGGGAGCTTAGAAAAAGACATGGTAATCAATCAAGGCTTGAGGACCTTATcatttgcatctagaaagcgCTAGTAAATACTTGTCATTTGTAGCTGCATGCCGGGCTGGAGGGTTGCTCTACAAGAACTCTACAATAACTACAAGAACAGACCATGCTTTGCTAGGCTACCGGCTAGAGGGCAGAGAAGGAGCGGAGAGTGGCTACTCATCAGATCAGTGGAGACGTTGCCACTGGAGGGAGTGGAGGCGTAGGCAGGCGAGGGTCTACCGGCTAGAGGCAGGTGGGGGTCTGCCGGCTGGAGGCGGCGAGGCGTGGCCGAGCGAGCGGGCGGAGTGGCTTCCGTATGGAGCTACATGATGGTGGGGCGGCTGCCGGCTAGAGGGCAGGGTGGCTGCTGGCTGAAAGGAAGAGGCAGGCGAGGAGCTGCCTATGGAGAGGAAGAAACGGGGACTCGAGGAGGAAAGGAGCTCACCTCACTGCTGTCGACTCGCCGCTAGTCATCGCTACGGCCTGTTGGCATGAAGGcggtggtgctgctgctgctttgcgCCTGTGCGTGCGAGCGGCTAGGTCATGGAGTGACCGACTGGAACACCTATGATTTGATGTATCAGCTTGGGCTAGGCCATATCGACTTCGTGGATCAATACGTACCGGCCCAAGTATCCgatttttatgtatttatttttagGCAGATACTGCTTGGATACGTATCGGCCATGTATCGATGACGTATCCGTATTGGATACGGTGTCTGATGCGGATACGCGACCAAAGTGACATATTAGTGTTTTAGAGGTTAGACGAATTTTCAAATAAAACGAGATTTGGGGGTTTTAAGGTTTTCTTGAGAAACTAGTTCTGGTATTCACTACTTAGACTTGAGGTTATCTTGGGAGAGTTTGTAATgtagttttgcttcttagattTTGAgagtttcggtgccaatggcgTGATGTCGGGTTTCGCTAAGGTTAAGACAAGTGCACGATGAACTTGTGTGCGATGCTATGGTTTACTTGTTGGTTGTTTTCTTGACTTGTTTGATTATattgtttcaattttttcatatctTCATGTGTTGATTTGATTCAAGTTTCATGATAATGTTCCTTTCAAAGCTGAATCGAGATTCAAGTTTTTCCTATCATATGATTCATGTTCCGGAGGTTTTTCTAAAAACACTAGATGTGCAGTTTGGTTCTTATATTCATATTCCTGTGAGTAAGTGCTAGCACCATTTGCTCGGTTTTACCGGTAAATGTTAAGGATGGATTCAAGTGTTGTTCGTTTTAGATGAAAACTACTATTTCTTCGACGTTTTCAAAAAACAAGAAATACAAGAGTGAGTAAAAACATTCAGTAAATACAATATAGAACTGGAAGAACAAAATGGCGAATCAAGATCCAATAGAAAAGCATAATCGAATGATTGTTTCTTGTCTTTTGAAAATATCAAGTTGTAGTAGTTTCTGTTACCATGGACCGACTCTATTTTATACAGGGGTAGACCTAATTGCTTATGAGATGgactctgttttttttttcttcctgatACAACAGTATAAATTTCTTGACTCGCTGCATATTCATGCAGTGTCCAAAGGAGGAGTTTGACTAGTCAAACCGATTTGTTTCGACGAGCTCTACGCATCCGAGGTCTCGGATCGTGCATCCGAGCtatgattaaaaaaaagtcaatttttttcCCTACTCTCAGCTTTATCTGGTCAACGAACTATTTTCATAATATCCACATTGAGTTTCCTATAATTATTCGGGGTATTACAGTAGCTCCTTCTCTCAGTATTAGGTTGCTAATGCTCACATGATTAAATTGAACATAACAAGTTTGCATATGTGCACTCGTCCTGAGGGTAGATTGGTGGAGGTGTGACTCTCTTTCCTTCTGCCTGAGAAGTTATATTGCCCACTGCATTCAATCTTTCCattgttttacttaaccttcaATAATTATTCTGAATATTCAAGAACAGAAAATAAGTCCATTCCCAGATCCTCTTTAAGTGTCTAAATTGTTGCCTCTACTTACAGTTGAGAAACATTGCTATTTCCATTTGTCTTGAGCAAGCCATTATTGCACTTTAGATTGTTGCCATTACCTTTTACTTTAGGAAATGATGTCGGGGTGTATAGTCCATCAATACATTTCTATATCATTTGTAGCCCCTTTCTATATGTATAGTTTCCTTTTGGTGACTGACactgaatatatatacacaattttTAAGCTTGCCAGACATATCATCAATTCTACTTAGAATGCCAAATGTCCACTTTCTTCCTGTAAACTTATCGTACAAAGAAAATCCAGTGTTGTTGAAGGTAAGGCAGATGCTTTATTTTGATCTTTTGTTGTTTCCTCCTTGCTTATACTCTCCTTCTATGGCTGTCACAGCATTTATCTTTCAGAAAAATTGCATCTTGGCAATTGTGGATCAATACACTATTGCGGTTCTATAAACCCCCCATACCTTAATTTTGGAGCTAAACAAAAAAGGTTCAGATAACAAATGGAATTCGAAGCTTTGTTTCGTTACTTCAATGGCACTCAAAACGACGGATCCAATTTACATTAATAGTATAGCTTTAGTGAAAAGGGGTCTTGCTTGCAACTTCAGCTGCTGCAGAGCTCTCTTATCTTATAAGCTTAAATGAaatatatttatgtttttaaCGGTTCGCCGATGATGTCAACTTACCGACAAAGTACTAGTGAGCTCCTTTTGTTGAATGATTCTGATAGTATTCCTTTTAGTTATGAAATCCCTTTTACTCCGGCGTGGTGGCCGCCGGAGTGCAGATGCTCAAGGAGAAGTTGCTCCAAGTATGATCAGAAGGGAGAGCTGCAAACCATGGTTCGCCGCACCACGAGATCCTACGCAGTGTCCAAGAATACACGACAGGACGGTTTTAGGCCCACAGCCATTCACAAATTGTCATGGTGACTGCAGGTTGGTGCAGAGTGCAGACAGACGCGCCCAAACTGCTCACTCGAATATTTCTTGTAAATTGTCTCGAGCTTTCCATCAGGAGCAGCGGTATGCAGGCTAACCAGTGCCCTGGCACATTCCCTGAAATCACCACACAAACATTCCATAtaaaatactaaaccaacaaagGTTCAGATGAACAAAATTCAGAACATCAGATTCAATGAGACTTAAACACAAGCTGCGGCTCCTCAAAACCAAAAAGTTGGATGAGCTGAATGTAAGCACTCCATCAGCGCCAGCTCTGCGAGGAAGAACACGAACTGAAAAGAAGGTCCAGCACCAAACTATATATTACTTGGCAGATCTGAACTGGAATTCGGATGGAAAACCAGAGCAGGGTTTTTCAGAATTGCAAATAAATCTGTTGGCGCGTGTAGCCAGATATGCTATGAAATAAATCATTGACCTGCAAATTAAACGacaacatcggatcatccaatCCAATCAAGAGCCTGGGTTGATATGAGCCTGCTTCTTCTGCTAGCTAATTCCAGTTTAACAAATTCAATAGGTGCCAATTAAATGGTATCCATGAACAGACTTCGACTACGGCCGGATGAGGCGATTTTCTTGGCTTCCTGCGATAGGGGCTGCTTGCCGGCATCGCACTGCAGTCAATCACGAAATCTAACAGTATGAACCATATAATGGGAAATTGGCTTAGGATAAGGGGAGATATTTCTAGTTCCCAAGTTGTAAGTAGTGGCGGCTGCTATCTTTTAGTTTATATAGCTCTATCGTAatgatttgtattttttttttaaaccctCTATAATTTTAATACATGTTTCTGAGGCTGTTACAAAAGAAAATACAAAGGTAAGGTATTATGAAGACATGTAATTCTTTAAAGGTGGTGGCCATGTAAATCTTTGTTAAGGATGGGTGGTCGGTTAATAATAGGCTATGTATTTAATGCTATGATTTTCCTTTATTTCATTTATATCGAATCAATGATGTAATAATGAATTGGGACTTTATGTATGAAAAGATAAAAAAGACCCGAACCGTTTCCTTTATTAAAAGAAAAGCTAATTCCAGTTCAAGATCGAGCATTGCTTTACGCCTTTACAGGAAAGCGTAATCCATTATGCTATCCTAACTCCCGCCATGGCCAGCTTGCCGGCGGGCCAAGCCAAGAATCGCATTCCCTCCCACCTTTCCTTCTTCCTTCCACACGGCGATCTACAGTTCTACACCTCATCTCTCTACTTGTCCATCTCCGGCTCAGGCTTCCAATGTCTGGCTCTGGCGAGCAGCCACCGCCCGTGCTGCTGCTCCACGGCGACCTGGACCTCACGATCCACGAGGCACGCGACCTCCCCAACATGGACGTCCTCTCCACCCTCCTCCGCTGCCTCTGCCTCCACCTGGGGGTCACTACAAGCCGCCCCCGTTCCAGCCGCTCGGTGtccggtgatgatgatgacagcaCTCACCACCGTCACCGTCACAGTCGCCAGCCGCACGGCCACCGCATCCTCCCGACCTCCGACCCCTACGCCACCGTCGTGGTGCCCGGGCCCCCCGACACGACGCTCGCTCGCACGCACGTCGTCCGCAACTCCGAATCGCCGGACTGGTCGGCCCGCGTCCTCCTCCCGCTCGCCCACGCTGCCTCCCACCTCGCCTTCCAGGTCAAGGACGCCGACCCATTCGGCTCCGACCTCATCGGCAccgcctccctcccctccgAAAAAATCCTCGAGGCCGCGGACAAGCCCATCGACTCCGAATGGCTCACGCTCCTCCGCCCCGACGGGCGCGGCCCGCCGAAGCCCAACTCCGCCATCCGCATCTCCGCCACGTTCATCCCGGCGGCCAGGACCGTAGGCTGGCGCTCCGGCGGCGTCCCGGCGTACTTCCCTCCGCGGCGCGGGTGCGAGGTGAAGCTGTACCAGGACGCGCACGTGGCGGCCGGCGAGGTGGAGGGCGTCCCCGGGGTGTTTGAGCCCGGGCGGTGCTGGGAGGACGTGTGCATGGCGGTGCTGGGCGCGCAGCACCTGGTGTACGTGGTGGGGTGGTCGGTGTACACGCAGGTGAGGCTGCTGCGGGAGGCGATGTCTCCGGAGATGGcgaagaaggcggcggaggtgaAGGCGCTGAGCGGCGTGGCTGTGGAGGACATGAACCTGGGCGAGCTGCTCAAGTACAAGTCCCAGGAGGGTGTCCGGGTCTGCCTCCTCGTCTGGGACGACAAGACGTCACACGACAACTTCTTCCTCAGGACGGTAATGATCGATACATGAACTTGAAATCTTCCTTCTTTCTCGCACGGGTGGATATGATGCATGGATGCAAACCAAACTGGCCGGATGATGCATTTGCAGAGAGGCGTGATGCAAACTCACGACGAGGACACGAAGAGATTCTTCAAGCACTCGTCGGTGATCTGCGCGCTGTCGCCGCGCTACCCCAGTAGCAAGCTCAGCATAGCCAAGCAGAAGGCAAGCAAGCCATTTCTAATTCGTTCAATTCCTAGCTACAGTAGCTGcaatcgatcgatcgatcgagatATATATATGCTGAGTGGGACGTCTCCAGCTGCGCCCCTGCAGGTGGTCGGGACGCTGTACACGCACCACCAAAAGTGCCTGCTCGTCGACACGCCGGCGTCCGAAACCACCCGCCGGATCACGGCCTTCCTCGGGGGCCTCGACCTCTGCGCCGGCCGCTACGACACCCCCACGCACAGGCTCTTCCGCGATCTCCACACCGTCTTCCACGGCGACGTCTACAACCCCACGTTCGGTGTACGTAATCCTGTAATCGATGGATCGatcgatcatgcatgcatacatggtTGATTGTCAGTGTACATGTAAGACGACATGCATACACCAACGGAGGGCAAAAAAATTGCAATCTGTATGTGTGTAGGTGGACGAGAGGGGGCCCCGGCAGCCGTGGCACGACATGCACTGCCGGCTGGACGGGCCGGCGGCGTACGACGTGCTGCGGAACTTCGAGcagcggtgg
Coding sequences:
- the LOC133918243 gene encoding phospholipase D delta-like isoform X3, which codes for MSGSGEQPPPVLLLHGDLDLTIHEARDLPNMDVLSTLLRCLCLHLGVTTSRPRSSRSVSGDDDDSTHHRHRHSRQPHGHRILPTSDPYATVVVPGPPDTTLARTHVVRNSESPDWSARVLLPLAHAASHLAFQVKDADPFGSDLIGTASLPSEKILEAADKPIDSEWLTLLRPDGRGPPKPNSAIRISATFIPAARTVGWRSGGVPAYFPPRRGCEVKLYQDAHVAAGEVEGVPGVFEPGRCWEDVCMAVLGAQHLVYVVGWSVYTQVRLLREAMSPEMAKKAAEVKALSGVAVEDMNLGELLKYKSQEGVRVCLLVWDDKTSHDNFFLRTRGVMQTHDEDTKRFFKHSSVICALSPRYPSSKLSIAKQKVVGTLYTHHQKCLLVDTPASETTRRITAFLGGLDLCAGRYDTPTHRLFRDLHTVFHGDVYNPTFGVDERGPRQPWHDMHCRLDGPAAYDVLRNFEQRWRKATKLREVFGKVSHWKDDALLKLERISWILSPSKAGAGDRGLHMLPEDDPECWHAQVFRSVDSGSVKGFPRPWETQEMVQNHLLCDKNLAVEQSIHAAYITAIRSAERFIYIENQYFIGSSYAWPSYRHPGAGNLVPMEIALKVASKIKAGEPFAAYVVIPMWPEGNPTSGPAQEILFWQRQTMEMMYKVIAREMETQGLKDAHPQDYLIFCCLGNREDDEVADDDHCAWPPDHPGSTSPKALARRHRRFIIYVHSKGMIVDDEYVIVGSANINQRSLAGSRDTEIAVGAYQPHHTTTHSRGKVYGYRMSLWEEHLGKEVVRQQPELERPESRDCVRLVNKIAWANWIRYTASEGRPGALKGHLIRYPVHVGTDGRVAALQGHETFPDVGGRVLGSTNNLPDYLTM
- the LOC133918243 gene encoding phospholipase D delta-like isoform X1; the encoded protein is MSGSGEQPPPVLLLHGDLDLTIHEARDLPNMDVLSTLLRCLCLHLGVTTSRPRSSRSVSGDDDDSTHHRHRHSRQPHGHRILPTSDPYATVVVPGPPDTTLARTHVVRNSESPDWSARVLLPLAHAASHLAFQVKDADPFGSDLIGTASLPSEKILEAADKPIDSEWLTLLRPDGRGPPKPNSAIRISATFIPAARTVGWRSGGVPAYFPPRRGCEVKLYQDAHVAAGEVEGVPGVFEPGRCWEDVCMAVLGAQHLVYVVGWSVYTQVRLLREAMSPEMAKKAAEVKALSGVAVEDMNLGELLKYKSQEGVRVCLLVWDDKTSHDNFFLRTRGVMQTHDEDTKRFFKHSSVICALSPRYPSSKLSIAKQKASKPFLIRSIPSYSSCNRSIDRDIYMLSGTSPAAPLQVVGTLYTHHQKCLLVDTPASETTRRITAFLGGLDLCAGRYDTPTHRLFRDLHTVFHGDVYNPTFGVDERGPRQPWHDMHCRLDGPAAYDVLRNFEQRWRKATKLREVFGKVSHWKDDALLKLERISWILSPSKAGAGDRGLHMLPEDDPECWHAQVFRSVDSGSVKGFPRPWETQEMNHLLCDKNLAVEQSIHAAYITAIRSAERFIYIENQYFIGSSYAWPSYRHPGAGNLVPMEIALKVASKIKAGEPFAAYVVIPMWPEGNPTSGPAQEILFWQRQTMEMMYKVIAREMETQGLKDAHPQDYLIFCCLGNREDDEVADDDHCAWPPDHPGSTSPKALARRHRRFIIYVHSKGMIVDDEYVIVGSANINQRSLAGSRDTEIAVGAYQPHHTTTHSRGKVYGYRMSLWEEHLGKEVVRQQPELERPESRDCVRLVNKIAWANWIRYTASEGRPGALKGHLIRYPVHVGTDGRVAALQGHETFPDVGGRVLGSTNNLPDYLTM